Part of the Hevea brasiliensis isolate MT/VB/25A 57/8 chromosome 16, ASM3005281v1, whole genome shotgun sequence genome is shown below.
CACCAAGGGGGGAAACACATTCAGCCTATTATTCTGAATTTTGTTCACTTGTACAGAAGTAAGTTGGCAGGGACAGGTGACACAAAAAGCATTCCTTCAGATCTCAAAAAGATGTAAAAGCTCTTGTTCTGCACTAATATCAAGCCACCCGATAGATTTCAACCAAAAGTAAAGTCAAAAGGGAGATACCTTTCTTTTTACAAGTTGAACTTCTAAATCGATCTTTAGAGGTGAGAAATTTGGCCAATCAGACAAATGGGGAGAATGTCACAAACAAATGCATCAATTGCTTGGTATAACCAAAAGATGTGTAGAGAAAATGGATAGCTCTTTACGCTCTTTTCTCTCCTGTATGACTCAGTGTATAGGAAAAATACTAGCAAATGTCTCCCAAAACTTAGGAGCATGATGAGACTTCTACGAGCTACACAACAGACCAAAAATGATGGTAGTCAATGTTTTTGAGAATTTGAGCTTAAtcatgtggtagaaaagaaaagactaCAACAACAGCTTTTAACATGAAAGAAAAGAAGGGCTAATGTTACATATGAGTAAAGCATAAGTAATTTCAGTGGGGCTTTGCTTCCTAGACTCCGTTTCATTCTATATTCAGTTAAAcacaagaaagaaaagaagggtgaATGTTACATATGATTAAAGCATAAGTAATATCAGTAAGGCGTTAATTTGAGATCCTTCTAAGTTATTGAAGCATTTAATTCATCCCAGTTAGAGGAACGTAAAATAATAAATCAATGCCATGATAACTCACTAAAAACCATCACTTTTTTAATCCTACTTTGACAAATCAATGTGAAGCTTCCAGTTAAGAGAGTTACCAACCAGAATGTAAACGTCCCGGCCCTGCACCAAAAGTATAAATACTAAGAGCTTCAGTTGACAAAGATGCAACAACTACCAATATAAATACCCAGAACTTAAGTTGATGAAAAATCTAACGAAATCATATCACAACATCTaagtttaattatatattaagttCATACTGACAACAAAATAAGAGCTATAACGAGACAAAAAAGAACTGCAATACTATCACAACAACTACAAAAATACAGTTGATAGATAGAAAGACAAATCCACTAGTTGCATACAACAAAAGAACACATTATCTTCTGGCATTAAAATTACATGTCAACCTTCCTTCTTCTTTCCCCTTCTTTCTTTTAGTTAAATATTCACATGTACATATGAACAAGATATGAAtttctttttcctattttatGAATCGAAAAGAATACTAAAGGGACCAAAAGGAATGGAACACAATAACAAAAGGGAAATTATGTGCAGAGAAGGAATCAACGAAAGTTATAACATAAAAAAGCCCACAAAAACAGTTCACAAAAATTTTTGTATTCTTTAATATGTTAGTGGAGAAAAACACCTTTTTCTCCTTTTGAATTTCTGAGACAACTCCAGTAATTCCAACTAATGACTTTGAGCTTGTAAGATGAACACTCAGCACACTGCAACAAAAGACCACTCTTTATCAGAAACATTCAAATCCATGCTTACAGGTTTAGAATTGAAATCACTTGTAACCTTCATGCAGAAAGCTCAAAATTGTTGTGAAAGAAGGAAAATAGACTAAACTTATTGCAATAAAAAGCCTCAAATACGAAGTAATTTTTCAAATGAAGTGCTCCATGAAGTCAACACTAGGGCATTTAAAAGGCAAAAACAAGGAGAGAAAACTTACTTAAGCTTCTTCTTAGTAGTGGCCTCTACAACCCAATCACCAACACAATTAAGATCAGTCTCTTTCGGAAGGAGATCAACCTGACGGTAGAGCATATGAAGAATCTGAGTAACTTTACCGTAAAATTCATTAatctaaatcataattcataaggcTACAAATCACCTTGGTCACAACTAATATTATAGGGTTTGCACCAGCAAGATCACGCACACGAGCCAAAAAGCTGCCATTGAAGTCCACAATATCAACCTAATTTTTCACAGAGATCAATAATATATCAGATTTCATGCCAGTTACATATAGAAAATCTCTTTCTCTAATTTTTGAGCCACAAGTATAAACAATTTTAAAGGAAGTTTCAAAATTTAGCACTCACTAATTTAACAATTAAAACTCTCTCATGACGCAAGTGAGACAGCTTTTCCCGAAGCCCTTCGGCTGAAACAAACTGCTTCCCACCAGGATACCCTCCATTCCCACCAACAGCCGTTATCATATGACCATGAGATAAAAGCCTGCACCTCCCACAAAGAAGAGTTCTAAGCTGGTGGTGTCTCTTCTTCTGcacaaaaaaaggaaaaaaaatcataAGCACTTTCACCCTATTACAATTGCAAATTTCACCACATTCTCATTTTGGATCACATATAGCAATCAATTGATACCTAAGATACTATCTAATCATCaagcatttatatatatatatatatatatatatatatatatatatatatatatatatataaatgacagGACTAGTTGAGAAAAAACAAAAGGTAAAAATTTGCTTCCCAAGCAAACCACATGCTTCGTGAAATGCCAGCTAAAGGGACTTTAAATCATTCACTAGCTGACTAAAAACCAAAATAAATCAATTCTAACTCTTAAAAAGCAACCAAATTTTACTTTGCTCTGCTAACACCATCAAATTAAAaacttacaaaaaaaaaaaaaaaactcgaaAACCTTTCTTATCTTAAAACTAACAAAATCAAAAACAGCACCTACTACCATGAACGTTAGCGCCATACCAATTCATACGTATCCGGGTCCACGTAACCCGGAGCTTCCTGATCCGAAGTCTGCAACGGAGCTCCGCACCCATAACAACAAACCACCGCCGAGTTCACCTTCAAAGCCTtctgtttctctctcctccttttCTTCTTAGCCGCTTTCATAACCAGTTTAGCAGCTTCAAATGCTTTTTGGCCCTCAAGAAACTGCTCGCCTGGGGTCGGAGCAGCTGCCCCTGCACCATCGGCTTCCGGCATGGAAACTGATAATTGGGTCTCCGAGAGCGGCGTTTTTTGTGATTTTGTGGATTTACAGAAGATACGAGTGGGTTTTGTGTAAATTTTAAGGACACTGGGGTTAAAGTGTGTAAGCTGGTGGGGGAGACAGATAGGAGAGAGAAGTGTGGAGAGGGTTTTGGGCGCCATTAATGACCGTTAAAGATAGCTTCTtagttctgaggagctggggtttTAGCTTTTAGAGCGTGAATAGTGATACAACAGCAAAGAAGTATTAGTATATAACACAATCGCACCATAATATTATACACCGGATGGATGCACGTGACCTGCACAAATTATttctaatttatattttttaatatcgtattaaatcatttttattatttttaagaaaatttttcttcaatttttataattaaaagaatatataaaaaaaaataaaggaacattaaaaatttaaaattaaaatcaatattaattttctcttaaaaaaaataaaacttaatcAGTTTATATTATTTCTATCAAGAAATAACATTTTGATGTTAATACATTTTTGTAATTCTAAAATTTgggaaatttattattattattattattattattattattatacaaataattattattaaatgaattaataataattcatttaataataaaataaatagaaaaatatttacttatttgaaaaatatttacttgtaagcttgaaaaataaaagaataataagCCCGGCGGTGACTTATTTGCTCAAATTAGTAAGAGAGtagtaaaaatgaataaaaataggTTTAATAGAGCAGTAATAATGTCAAATTCTTCTTCCGAACGCTGGGCGGCAgtatcaaaaaataaaattttttaaaataataaaaaaaaatttcaacattTCAACCAAAGCACGAAATCAATCGTGAGCAAAATAGTAAAATTTGTAAAAAAGAGAAGCGGGTCCCAATCAACCCTACTGTACTCTTTTTTGAAGAGCGGTTGCACAATCCAGGTGGTGCAACCTTGCGTGTTGAATGATTGGGTAGGACGGACCATCCACCAAAAATGGAGGATTGGAGTCGGAGAGGACGGACCATCGTGGAGGGTGCGAGTGATGGCAGACCATGTTGGAGGTACGTATGAGGTTTTCATTCTTCATTTCCAGGAGTTTTGATGGTCGCAATCCTCACTAAAAATGAGTATGAGTTTTGATGGTTGCTTtttcctcctcctctccttgttCTTCTGTTAGGATGGCTTTGTTATGCTCTGATTGAGTGTAGTTCTAGAGAATCTAGACATGTCTTgaattagttaaaaaaaattaatagttaTTATACATATTAataatagtttatttattttttaattttagtaattttataattaaaataactaTCTTGCATTGAAATATTCATTACATTTTGAA
Proteins encoded:
- the LOC110662682 gene encoding NO-associated protein 1, chloroplastic/mitochondrial isoform X2 codes for the protein MAPKTLSTLLSPICLPHQLTHFNPSVLKIYTKPTRIFCKSTKSQKTPLSETQLSVSMPEADGAGAAAPTPGEQFLEGQKAFEAAKLVMKAAKKKRRREKQKALKVNSAVVCCYGCGAPLQTSDQEAPGYVDPDTYELKKRHHQLRTLLCGRCRLLSHGHMITAVGGNGGYPGGKQFVSAEGLREKLSHLRHERVLIVKLVDIVDFNGSFLARVRDLAGANPIILVVTKVDLLPKETDLNCVGDWVVEATTKKKLNVLSVHLTSSKSLVGITGVVSEIQKEKKGSVNVGKSAFINALLKMMAQWDPAAAAARKYKPIQSAVPGTTLGPIQIDAFLGGGKLFDTPGVHLHHRQAAVVHSEDLPILAPRSRLRGQSFPNAKTASENGVADKFESNGLNGFSIFWGGLVRIDVLKVLPDTSLTFYGPKALQIHMVPTDKADEFYEKELGVLLTPPTGKEKAKDWKGLEILRELQIKFEDAERPASDVAISGLGWIAVEPVSRSRRKPDLNLGETVKELHLAVYVPKPVEIFVRPPLPVGKAGAEWYQYRELTEKEEELRPKWHY
- the LOC110662682 gene encoding NO-associated protein 1, chloroplastic/mitochondrial isoform X3 — protein: MAPKTLSTLLSPICLPHQLTHFNPSVLKIYTKPTRIFCKSTKSQKTPLSETQLSVSMPEADGAGAAAPTPGEQFLEGQKAFEAAKLVMKAAKKKRRREKQKALKVNSAVVCCYGCGAPLQTSDQEAPGYVDPDTYELKKRHHQLRTLLCGRCRLLSHGHMITAVGGNGGYPGGKQFVSAEGLREKLSHLRHERVLIVKLVDIVDFNGSFLARVRDLAGANPIILVVTKVDLLPKETDLNCVGDWVVEATTKKKLNVLSVHLTSSKSLVGITGVVSEIQKEKKGRDVYILGSVNVGKSAFINALLKMMAQWDPAAAAARKYKPIQSAVPGTTLGPIQIDAFLGGGKLFDTPGVHLHHRQAAVVHSEDLPILAPRSRLRGQSFPNAKTASENGVADKFESNGLNGFSIFWGGLVRIDVLKVLPDTSLTFYGPKALQIHMVPTDKADEFYEVIETERTWSFIDASYRKRESKRLERTGNLT
- the LOC110662682 gene encoding NO-associated protein 1, chloroplastic/mitochondrial isoform X1; translation: MAPKTLSTLLSPICLPHQLTHFNPSVLKIYTKPTRIFCKSTKSQKTPLSETQLSVSMPEADGAGAAAPTPGEQFLEGQKAFEAAKLVMKAAKKKRRREKQKALKVNSAVVCCYGCGAPLQTSDQEAPGYVDPDTYELKKRHHQLRTLLCGRCRLLSHGHMITAVGGNGGYPGGKQFVSAEGLREKLSHLRHERVLIVKLVDIVDFNGSFLARVRDLAGANPIILVVTKVDLLPKETDLNCVGDWVVEATTKKKLNVLSVHLTSSKSLVGITGVVSEIQKEKKGRDVYILGSVNVGKSAFINALLKMMAQWDPAAAAARKYKPIQSAVPGTTLGPIQIDAFLGGGKLFDTPGVHLHHRQAAVVHSEDLPILAPRSRLRGQSFPNAKTASENGVADKFESNGLNGFSIFWGGLVRIDVLKVLPDTSLTFYGPKALQIHMVPTDKADEFYEKELGVLLTPPTGKEKAKDWKGLEILRELQIKFEDAERPASDVAISGLGWIAVEPVSRSRRKPDLNLGETVKELHLAVYVPKPVEIFVRPPLPVGKAGAEWYQYRELTEKEEELRPKWHY